The following are encoded together in the Salvia hispanica cultivar TCC Black 2014 chromosome 6, UniMelb_Shisp_WGS_1.0, whole genome shotgun sequence genome:
- the LOC125197269 gene encoding dirigent protein 23-like yields the protein MKIQNQISCLIILASTIAYSAHAQSNDQSTWAKRVDSGDQVITTLQFYFHDKLSGQNPSAIQIAQPLQSGNSPNLFGNLLMIDDALTVGPDPSSKLVGRARGLYGSAGQTEMNLIMALSYVFTDGIYDGSSLSLLSINSVMNSPREMSIVGGTGLFRLARGYAIAQTYSANASGDAIVGYNVTIATNI from the coding sequence atgaaaatccaaaatcaaatttcatgtCTCATAATTCTTGCTTCAACCATAGCCTATTCGGCTCATGCCCAAAGCAACGACCAATCGACATGGGCCAAGCGAGTTGACTCGGGCGATCAAGTGATCACAACTCTCCAATTTTATTTCCACGACAAACTCAGTGGGCAAAACCCAAGTGCAATCCAAATAGCTCAACCTTTACAAAGTGGCAACTCGCCCAATCTCTTCGGGAACCTCTTGATGATCGATGATGCGTTAACCGTGGGGCCTGACCCATCTTCAAAGCTCGTGGGTCGGGCCCGGGGGCTGTACGGGTCAGCCGGGCAGACCGAGATGAACTTGATCATGGCCCTTAGCTACGTTTTCACTGATGGGATATATGATGGGAGCTCTTTGAGCCTTCTCAGTATCAATTCAGTGATGAATTCGCCGCGGGAGATGTCTATTGTGGGCGGGACCGGGCTTTTCCGGCTGGCCCGCGGCTACGCCATCGCACAGACCTATTCGGCCAATGCTAGCGGCGATGCTATTGTTGGGTACAATGTTACTATTGCTACCAATATATGA
- the LOC125197087 gene encoding dirigent protein 23-like, whose protein sequence is MKLQNLITLIIILVSNIFTCVQSQTSDQTSWAKRNETGKEVITTLQFYFHDVVSGPNATATRIAQAAETNASSTQFGGLWMIDDPLTEGPEPSSKLIGRARGLYGSAGQTDLGLIMALSYVFTDGFYDGSSFSLLSFNPVMKSGREMAVVGGTGLFRLAPGYAIANTYQANASGDAIVGYNVTIVTYV, encoded by the coding sequence ATGAAACTTCAAAATCTCATCACACTTATAATTATTCTTGTTTCCAACATTTTCACTTGCGTTCAATCCCAGACAAGTGATCAAACCTCATGGGCCAAGCGCAACGAAACCGGAAAGGAAGTGATCACAACCCTGCAATTCTACTTCCACGACGTAGTTAGCGGCCCGAACGCCACAGCTACTCGGATCGCCCAGGCTGCCGAAACCAACGCCTCGTCCACCCAGTTTGGTGGTCTATGGATGATCGATGACCCATTGACCGAAGGGCCCGAACCATCGTCCAAGCTCATCGGGCGGGCCCGGGGCCTATATGGGTCGGCCGGGCAGACCGACCTTGGGCTTATCATGGCCCTTAGCTATGTCTTTACTGATGGCTTCTATGATGGCAGCTCGTTTAGCCTTCTTAGTTTCAACCCGGTTATGAAATCGGGCCGGGAGATGGCCGTGGTCGGAGGCACCGGGCTCTTTCGGCTTGCCCCGGGATACGCGATTGCGAATACATACCAAGCTAATGCTAGTGGAGATGCTATTGTTGGATACAATGTTACTATTGTTACTTATGTTTGA